One Natrinema marinum genomic window carries:
- the glnA gene encoding type I glutamate--ammonia ligase, whose product MTSGNLSETEQAVLDEIEEQDVDFLRLQFTDILGTVKNVSVPARQAEKAFTEGIYFDGSSIEGFVRIQESDMRLKPDPETFAILPWRQKEESAAARMICDVYDTSTGEPFEGDPRRVLKNALDRADEMGYMVNAAPEPEFFLFEEDEDGRATTKTNDAGGYFDLAPKDLASDVRRDIIYGLEDMGFDVEASHHEVAEGQHEINFTYDDALTTADNVGTFRTVVRAIAAQHDLHATFMPKPIPRINGSGMHTHISLFENGENAFHDDDDEFNLSEEAHSFIAGILEHAPAITAVSNPTVNSYKRLVPGYEAPVYVAWSDRNRSALIRKPAARTPAASRIEARFPDPSCNPYLALAALINAGLDGIENDLECPDPVRENIYEFDEEKREEYGIDTLPTNLGEAVEALEEDEVVYDTLGDHVAPKFVEAKEQEFEDYLVDVSQWELDRYLETF is encoded by the coding sequence ACGTCTCCGTGCCGGCCCGTCAGGCCGAGAAGGCGTTTACCGAGGGTATCTATTTTGATGGATCTTCCATCGAAGGCTTCGTTCGCATTCAGGAGTCGGACATGCGTCTCAAACCCGACCCCGAGACGTTCGCGATCCTCCCGTGGCGCCAGAAAGAGGAGAGCGCGGCCGCCCGAATGATCTGTGACGTCTACGACACCTCGACGGGCGAACCGTTCGAGGGCGACCCGCGTCGCGTCCTCAAGAACGCCCTCGACCGCGCCGACGAGATGGGCTATATGGTCAACGCCGCGCCCGAGCCGGAGTTCTTCCTCTTCGAGGAGGACGAGGACGGCCGTGCGACGACCAAGACCAACGACGCCGGCGGTTACTTCGACCTCGCGCCGAAAGACCTCGCCAGCGACGTGCGCCGCGACATCATCTACGGCCTCGAGGACATGGGCTTCGATGTCGAGGCGAGCCACCACGAAGTCGCCGAGGGTCAACACGAGATCAACTTCACCTACGACGACGCCCTGACGACGGCCGACAACGTCGGCACCTTCCGCACTGTCGTTCGCGCGATCGCCGCCCAGCACGATCTGCACGCGACGTTCATGCCCAAGCCGATCCCGCGAATCAACGGCTCGGGAATGCACACCCACATCTCGCTGTTCGAGAACGGCGAGAACGCCTTCCACGACGACGACGACGAATTCAACCTGAGCGAGGAGGCCCACTCCTTTATCGCCGGTATCCTCGAGCACGCGCCGGCGATCACGGCGGTCTCGAACCCGACGGTCAACAGCTACAAGCGCCTCGTGCCCGGCTACGAGGCGCCCGTCTACGTGGCGTGGTCGGACCGCAACCGCTCGGCGCTGATCCGCAAACCGGCTGCCCGAACGCCGGCCGCCTCGCGCATCGAAGCGCGCTTCCCCGACCCGTCCTGCAACCCGTATCTCGCGCTCGCCGCGCTCATCAACGCGGGTCTCGACGGCATCGAGAACGACCTCGAGTGCCCGGACCCGGTCCGCGAGAACATCTACGAGTTCGACGAGGAGAAACGCGAAGAGTACGGCATCGACACGCTCCCGACCAACCTCGGCGAGGCCGTCGAAGCCCTCGAGGAGGACGAGGTCGTCTACGATACGCTCGGCGACCACGTCGCCCCCAAGTTCGTCGAGGCCAAAGAACAGGAGTTCGAAGACTACCTCGTCGACGTCTCCCAGTGGGAGCTCGACCGCTACCTCGAGACGTTCTGA
- a CDS encoding gamma carbonic anhydrase family protein yields the protein MVDRRAYEFEGQRPTIDDAARVSREATLVGDVTIEADASVWPGVVCRGDIGAVRIGRETHVGDNATLHAARLAESVMVGHGAVLNEATVEAQSLIGFNATINTDVTIGSGSIVAAGTVVPDGYEIPPESFVRGVPAEVSPLSETGIDAGEIFEEYSSGEYTDLATRHGELFE from the coding sequence ATGGTCGACAGGAGGGCCTACGAGTTCGAGGGGCAGCGACCGACGATCGACGACGCGGCCCGGGTGAGCCGCGAGGCGACCCTCGTCGGCGACGTCACCATCGAGGCGGACGCGAGCGTCTGGCCCGGCGTCGTCTGCCGGGGCGATATCGGCGCCGTCCGAATCGGGCGGGAGACCCACGTCGGGGACAACGCGACGCTGCACGCCGCGCGACTCGCCGAGTCGGTGATGGTCGGTCACGGGGCCGTCCTCAACGAGGCGACCGTCGAGGCGCAGTCGCTGATCGGGTTCAACGCGACGATCAACACCGACGTGACGATCGGAAGCGGCAGCATCGTCGCCGCGGGGACCGTCGTCCCCGACGGCTACGAGATTCCGCCCGAATCGTTCGTTCGCGGCGTCCCCGCCGAGGTCTCCCCGCTCTCCGAGACGGGGATCGACGCCGGGGAAATCTTCGAGGAGTACTCCTCCGGTGAGTACACGGATCTGGCGACGCGTCACGGGGAACTGTTTGAGTGA
- a CDS encoding metallophosphoesterase family protein — MLVLGDAHASEPDRQQTLLELYRTLEPDSVLQVGDLERYDLPAPTWFVAGNNEDFDVIDALRAGEKPPETGNVHLLASTAATVDGLCVAGLSGNFAPTKYDLPRDELEGDRRRHFTHEDVERAAALEDIDIFLTHEAPTDLLSYGYDPGCKHVDDLLAALEPELCLVGHHHRHRESVVGDTRVVSLAPAWERYYTLDPETLALEGHDHELSAGEE, encoded by the coding sequence ATGCTCGTCCTCGGCGACGCCCATGCTTCCGAGCCGGACCGACAGCAAACGTTGCTCGAGCTCTATCGCACCCTCGAGCCCGACAGCGTCCTTCAGGTCGGCGACTTAGAGCGGTACGACCTTCCAGCGCCGACGTGGTTCGTCGCGGGCAACAACGAGGACTTCGACGTGATCGACGCGCTCCGGGCGGGCGAGAAGCCGCCGGAGACGGGAAACGTCCACCTGCTGGCGAGTACGGCGGCGACGGTCGACGGGCTCTGCGTCGCCGGCCTCTCGGGCAATTTCGCGCCGACGAAGTACGACCTCCCGCGGGACGAACTCGAGGGCGACCGTCGCCGCCACTTCACGCACGAAGACGTAGAGCGGGCCGCCGCGCTCGAGGATATCGACATCTTCCTCACCCACGAGGCCCCGACCGACCTGCTGTCCTACGGCTACGACCCCGGCTGCAAGCACGTCGACGACCTGCTCGCGGCGCTCGAGCCCGAACTCTGTCTGGTCGGTCACCACCACCGCCACCGCGAGAGCGTGGTCGGAGACACCAGGGTCGTGAGCCTCGCCCCCGCGTGGGAGCGGTACTACACGCTCGACCCCGAGACGCTGGCGCTCGAGGGCCACGACCACGAACTGTCCGCAGGCGAGGAGTGA
- a CDS encoding DUF5611 family protein, with translation MKEYKMRRGEYLEERIPDMEATVEDYFGSITGTQEFKGSDLYLIEEPDNPVFEKIVVGAVEYSGKKDKLAVEFHERDPTELGPDELEAAGEAVDAKNDFLLEATGRDAKSRRDSMKRKVEDDPDHDFD, from the coding sequence ATGAAGGAGTACAAGATGCGTCGCGGTGAATATCTCGAGGAACGAATCCCCGACATGGAGGCGACCGTCGAGGACTACTTCGGTTCCATCACGGGAACACAGGAGTTCAAGGGAAGCGACCTCTACCTCATCGAGGAGCCCGACAATCCCGTCTTCGAGAAGATCGTCGTCGGAGCCGTCGAGTACTCCGGCAAGAAGGACAAACTCGCCGTCGAGTTCCACGAACGTGACCCCACCGAACTCGGCCCCGACGAACTCGAGGCCGCCGGCGAGGCCGTCGACGCGAAAAACGACTTTCTGCTCGAGGCGACCGGCCGAGACGCCAAGTCCCGCCGCGACTCGATGAAGCGGAAAGTCGAGGACGACCCGGACCACGACTTCGACTAG
- a CDS encoding DUF7093 family protein, with amino-acid sequence MVLRCSLLGHDFGESEVEREREERGSEVVVTVQEYEECSRCGERNVISENTEVTSLSAETDADALSDEPAGEPTEQPSESDADAAESGTDAEFIDADAAPAADALEADASADSTADAADDIELPTDENGDPVTDDGEILEDDGPEPNRDRDHGEWPDSDDVGPPVGAESEPAAWPDDESDTDTDTAIADDGDEIDPDEIDDDAVLLENDAPADGLGGASATDGAAGTDARSVTAEAPAASAADADGNGASDSGIGIERAQSAPTPAESSGQSDDVPTEFYCPRCDYAAGGDGGSLRAGDICPDCRKGYLSERERQ; translated from the coding sequence ATGGTCCTGCGATGTTCGCTGCTCGGGCACGATTTCGGCGAGTCCGAAGTCGAACGCGAGCGCGAAGAACGGGGCAGTGAAGTCGTCGTTACCGTCCAAGAGTACGAGGAGTGTTCCCGCTGTGGCGAGCGCAACGTCATCAGCGAGAACACCGAAGTCACGAGCCTCTCCGCCGAGACGGACGCCGACGCGCTCTCCGACGAGCCTGCTGGTGAACCGACAGAACAGCCATCCGAGTCAGACGCCGACGCCGCCGAATCGGGCACGGACGCCGAGTTCATCGACGCCGACGCAGCCCCCGCTGCCGACGCCCTCGAGGCGGACGCGTCCGCGGACTCGACGGCCGACGCTGCCGACGATATCGAACTCCCGACCGACGAAAACGGCGACCCCGTCACCGACGACGGCGAGATCCTCGAGGACGACGGGCCCGAACCCAACCGAGACCGTGACCACGGCGAGTGGCCCGACTCGGACGATGTCGGACCGCCGGTCGGCGCGGAGTCCGAACCGGCCGCCTGGCCCGACGACGAGTCCGACACCGACACTGACACCGCCATCGCGGACGACGGCGACGAGATCGATCCGGACGAGATCGACGACGACGCCGTCCTCCTCGAGAACGACGCGCCCGCGGACGGTCTCGGTGGCGCAAGCGCCACCGACGGCGCGGCCGGCACCGACGCTCGATCGGTGACCGCGGAGGCCCCTGCCGCCAGTGCTGCCGACGCCGACGGAAACGGGGCGTCCGACTCCGGAATCGGCATCGAACGCGCCCAGTCGGCACCGACCCCGGCCGAGAGCAGCGGCCAATCCGACGACGTCCCGACCGAATTCTACTGCCCGCGGTGTGACTACGCTGCCGGCGGCGACGGCGGCTCGCTGCGCGCCGGCGATATCTGTCCCGACTGCCGGAAGGGCTATCTCAGCGAGCGCGAACGGCAGTAG
- the pdhA gene encoding pyruvate dehydrogenase (acetyl-transferring) E1 component subunit alpha encodes MSGDVRQVDLLEREPDDRIRVLDPDGTVVAPDLEPDLAAETLRSMYRDMRFSRRFDERMISLQRQGRLGTYASLAGQEGSQIGSTYALADDDMLSFQYREHGAVAARGMPWEYLLYWMGHEDGNAALAEVEVFPLNISIGGHLPHAVGWAWAAKLKGDERASVVHFGDGATSEGDFHEAMNVAGVFETPTIFFCNNNQWAISIPRERQTASATIAEKAHAYGFEGVQVDGMDPLATYVVTRAAREQAVAGDGNRARPTLIEAIQYRYGAHTTADDPSAYRDDAEVERWRERDPIDRFETYLRNEGVLDDDRIETVEAEIEETIATLVERAEAVEGDPAEMFEYTYAEPTPRLEEQRADLERLRETHGDDALLEDE; translated from the coding sequence ATGTCAGGAGACGTCCGTCAGGTCGACCTCCTCGAGCGGGAGCCGGACGACCGGATTCGGGTACTCGACCCGGACGGGACCGTCGTCGCTCCCGACCTCGAGCCGGATCTTGCGGCGGAGACCCTGCGGTCGATGTACCGGGATATGCGGTTTTCCCGGCGGTTCGACGAGCGGATGATCAGCCTCCAGCGGCAGGGTCGGCTGGGGACCTACGCCTCGCTGGCCGGACAGGAAGGGTCCCAGATCGGCTCGACGTACGCGCTGGCCGACGACGACATGCTCTCCTTTCAGTACCGCGAACACGGCGCGGTCGCCGCGCGGGGGATGCCGTGGGAGTACCTGCTGTACTGGATGGGCCACGAGGACGGCAACGCCGCGCTGGCTGAGGTCGAGGTCTTCCCGCTGAACATCTCGATCGGCGGCCACCTCCCCCACGCGGTCGGCTGGGCGTGGGCGGCGAAACTCAAGGGCGACGAGCGCGCGAGCGTCGTCCACTTCGGCGACGGCGCGACCTCCGAGGGGGACTTCCACGAGGCGATGAACGTTGCGGGCGTCTTCGAGACGCCGACGATCTTCTTTTGCAACAACAACCAGTGGGCGATTTCGATCCCGCGCGAGCGCCAGACCGCGAGCGCCACCATCGCTGAGAAGGCCCACGCCTACGGCTTCGAGGGCGTGCAGGTCGACGGCATGGACCCGCTCGCGACCTACGTCGTCACGCGAGCGGCGCGCGAGCAGGCCGTCGCGGGAGACGGCAACCGAGCCCGGCCGACGCTGATCGAGGCGATCCAGTACCGCTACGGCGCGCACACGACCGCGGACGATCCCTCGGCCTACCGGGACGACGCGGAGGTCGAGCGCTGGCGCGAGCGTGACCCGATCGACCGGTTCGAGACCTACCTGCGGAACGAGGGCGTCCTCGACGACGACCGGATCGAGACGGTCGAAGCCGAGATCGAAGAGACGATCGCGACCCTGGTCGAGCGCGCCGAAGCCGTCGAAGGCGACCCCGCCGAGATGTTCGAATACACCTACGCGGAGCCGACACCGCGCCTCGAGGAACAACGCGCGGACCTCGAGCGGCTTCGCGAGACCCACGGCGACGATGCGTTACTCGAGGACGAGTAA
- a CDS encoding DUF6432 family protein: MRAKREYRNREGTEVAVLDELVDRADDGMSVFELRAAVEVDIDELEDALATLKEDDLIVVESGGETVIKPAERVVPDEPADEDDEQSLGEWLRERIPF; the protein is encoded by the coding sequence ATGAGAGCAAAGCGGGAGTACCGAAACCGGGAGGGGACCGAGGTGGCGGTGCTCGACGAACTGGTCGACCGCGCCGACGACGGGATGAGCGTTTTCGAGCTCCGCGCGGCCGTCGAAGTCGACATCGACGAACTCGAGGACGCCCTGGCGACGCTCAAAGAGGACGATCTGATCGTCGTCGAATCGGGAGGTGAGACGGTCATCAAGCCCGCCGAGCGCGTCGTGCCCGACGAACCGGCCGACGAGGACGACGAACAGTCGCTGGGAGAGTGGCTGCGCGAGCGGATTCCCTTTTGA
- a CDS encoding aminomethyltransferase family protein: MTVIESIHEDHGATFGERGGRTIVDHFGRPERTHRAVRNGVGLLEPAYGVIVVEGEDRLEYVDNVVSNRVPTEDGQGCYALVLDPQGGIEVELYVYNAGERLLLFTQPETAEPLAEEWSEKVFIQDVEIRVATDDYAVFGIHGPQATEKIASVLNGAASPDERYSFVRGTMGDEGVTVIRTDALTGEESYEVVCAADDAEAVYDTLLNQGLNAAPFGYRTFESLALEAGSPLFQTELEGTLPNVLGLRNALDFEKGCYVGQEVVSRVENRGQPSRQLVGLALEGENVPDSGAAVFDGDASVGEVTRAGESPIREEVIALALVDYGLASDDLTVRIGGEEVPAAVTDLPFVAGSDRSDRLPDYE; encoded by the coding sequence ATGACCGTCATCGAGTCCATCCACGAGGATCACGGGGCCACGTTCGGTGAGCGCGGCGGCCGGACGATCGTCGACCACTTCGGGCGACCCGAGCGGACCCACCGCGCGGTCCGCAACGGCGTCGGCCTGCTCGAGCCGGCCTACGGCGTGATCGTCGTCGAAGGCGAGGACCGCCTCGAGTACGTCGATAACGTCGTCTCGAATCGGGTCCCCACCGAGGACGGACAGGGCTGTTACGCGCTCGTCCTCGACCCACAGGGCGGGATCGAGGTGGAGCTCTACGTCTACAACGCGGGCGAGCGCCTGCTGCTCTTTACCCAACCCGAAACGGCCGAGCCGCTGGCCGAAGAGTGGTCCGAGAAGGTGTTCATTCAGGACGTCGAGATCCGCGTCGCGACCGACGACTACGCCGTCTTCGGCATCCACGGCCCGCAAGCGACCGAAAAGATCGCGAGCGTCCTCAACGGGGCAGCCTCACCCGACGAGCGCTACTCGTTCGTCCGCGGCACGATGGGTGACGAGGGCGTCACCGTCATCCGCACCGACGCCCTCACTGGCGAGGAGAGCTACGAGGTCGTCTGCGCGGCCGACGACGCCGAAGCCGTCTACGACACGCTGCTCAATCAGGGGCTCAACGCCGCTCCGTTCGGCTATCGAACGTTCGAGAGCCTCGCACTCGAGGCCGGCTCGCCGCTCTTTCAGACCGAACTCGAGGGGACGCTGCCGAACGTGCTGGGCCTGCGAAACGCGCTCGACTTCGAGAAGGGCTGTTACGTCGGTCAGGAGGTCGTCTCCCGGGTCGAGAACCGCGGCCAGCCGAGCCGACAGCTCGTCGGGCTGGCGCTCGAGGGCGAGAACGTTCCCGATTCGGGCGCGGCCGTCTTCGACGGCGACGCGTCGGTCGGCGAGGTGACCCGCGCCGGCGAGAGCCCGATCCGCGAGGAGGTCATCGCGCTCGCGCTCGTCGACTACGGCCTCGCAAGCGACGACCTGACGGTTCGAATCGGCGGCGAGGAGGTCCCCGCGGCCGTGACGGACCTCCCGTTCGTCGCGGGCTCGGATCGGTCGGATCGGCTTCCCGACTACGAGTAG